The Halosimplex litoreum genome has a window encoding:
- a CDS encoding DUF7344 domain-containing protein produces the protein MSDTHSCAGARRDSRRLDSTGIQTMHDIFSDWERRAILYHLQQVGGRSSVDAVAAHLVGWWRGRERPAAADDDLVDLVGRRLGCAHLAKLDDFGVLAYDPRSGTVRLSEEMKLSVSEPWTDRGEGQSAARVLGGVTDGSGGEGREIDGASGSDANSVTDGGVGPATGSGRLS, from the coding sequence ATGTCAGACACGCACTCATGCGCGGGCGCACGGCGGGACAGTAGACGGCTCGACTCGACGGGCATCCAGACCATGCACGATATCTTCTCGGACTGGGAGCGGCGGGCGATCCTCTATCACCTGCAGCAAGTTGGCGGTCGGTCGTCGGTCGATGCGGTGGCGGCGCACCTCGTGGGATGGTGGCGCGGCCGCGAGCGACCGGCGGCGGCCGACGACGACCTCGTCGACCTCGTCGGCCGGCGTCTGGGCTGCGCGCACCTGGCCAAACTCGACGACTTCGGCGTCCTCGCGTACGACCCGCGCTCGGGGACCGTCCGGCTCTCCGAGGAGATGAAACTCTCCGTCAGCGAGCCGTGGACCGACCGCGGTGAGGGCCAGTCCGCCGCGCGCGTTCTCGGCGGCGTCACCGACGGGTCCGGCGGGGAGGGCCGGGAGATCGACGGGGCGTCCGGGAGCGATGCGAATTCCGTGACAGACGGCGGCGTCGGCCCCGCGACGGGGAGCGGACGACTCTCCTAA
- a CDS encoding cytochrome P450, translating to MAIHDAADGAEEAGAEALRESTPGDRPPGPDGVPVIGNTLQFVRDPVAFYARCAAYEDDVVTYRVATSDGVMLTHPADIEQVLVTDDADYHRASIIRNALGQIADGGLFLLEGEAWGAHRTALQPSFYRDRVETYADMMARFADERAAEWADRDAEAGPVAVSEEMRTLTLEILAKTLLDVDIRGRESAIRDAAAVISDRFDAGSLSALLPLWVPTPANRRCRRAVSRFDDAIADIVAERRASDEAFDDLLSILLAVDPDDGTGESDDGGGLSERQIRDHLFTFLFAGHETTALTLSYAVMLLANDPERQARLHEELDSVLGDGSEGSAADAERPGAADLFELDYLDRVVDEALRLYPPAYTVFREPTRDVELGGYQIPAGSTVSLPQWVVQRDERWYDDPDAFRPERWTDSFREGLPEYAYFPFGGGPRHCIGMRFALMEAKLVLATLAARFAFDPVTEPPIDLSMQITLQPQRPIEVGLRAR from the coding sequence ATGGCAATTCACGACGCCGCCGACGGGGCCGAGGAGGCGGGCGCCGAAGCGCTCCGGGAGTCCACCCCGGGGGACCGACCGCCCGGTCCCGACGGCGTTCCGGTGATCGGCAACACGCTCCAGTTCGTGCGGGACCCGGTCGCCTTCTACGCGCGTTGCGCCGCCTACGAGGACGACGTGGTCACCTACCGCGTCGCCACCAGCGACGGCGTCATGCTCACACACCCCGCGGATATCGAGCAGGTGCTCGTCACCGACGACGCCGACTACCACCGCGCCTCGATCATCCGCAACGCGCTGGGCCAGATCGCCGACGGCGGCCTGTTCCTGCTGGAAGGCGAGGCCTGGGGGGCCCATCGCACTGCACTCCAGCCCTCCTTCTACCGCGACCGCGTCGAGACATACGCCGACATGATGGCCCGCTTCGCAGACGAGCGCGCCGCCGAGTGGGCGGACCGCGACGCCGAGGCCGGCCCGGTCGCGGTCAGCGAGGAGATGCGCACGCTCACCCTGGAGATCCTGGCGAAGACGCTGCTCGACGTGGACATCCGCGGCCGCGAGTCGGCCATCCGCGACGCCGCGGCGGTCATCTCCGACCGCTTCGACGCCGGCTCGCTCTCCGCCCTGCTCCCGCTGTGGGTCCCCACGCCCGCGAACCGCCGCTGTCGCCGCGCTGTCTCCCGGTTCGACGACGCCATCGCGGACATCGTCGCCGAGCGCCGGGCCAGCGACGAGGCGTTCGACGACCTCCTCTCGATCCTCCTCGCCGTCGACCCCGACGACGGGACCGGCGAGTCCGACGACGGCGGCGGCCTCTCCGAACGGCAGATCCGCGACCACCTCTTTACCTTCCTGTTCGCCGGCCACGAGACGACCGCGCTCACGCTCTCGTACGCCGTGATGCTGCTCGCGAACGACCCCGAGCGGCAAGCGCGGCTCCACGAGGAACTCGATTCGGTTTTAGGCGACGGGAGCGAGGGGAGCGCGGCCGACGCCGAGCGACCGGGCGCGGCGGATCTGTTCGAACTCGACTACCTGGACAGGGTCGTCGACGAGGCGCTGCGGCTCTACCCGCCGGCCTACACCGTCTTCCGCGAACCCACGCGGGACGTGGAACTCGGCGGCTACCAGATCCCGGCAGGGTCGACCGTCTCGCTGCCCCAGTGGGTCGTCCAGCGCGACGAGCGGTGGTACGACGACCCCGACGCCTTCCGCCCGGAGCGCTGGACCGACTCGTTCCGCGAGGGGCTCCCGGAGTACGCGTACTTCCCCTTCGGTGGCGGCCCGCGCCACTGCATCGGCATGCGCTTCGCGCTCATGGAGGCGAAGCTCGTGCTCGCGACGCTGGCCGCGCGGTTCGCGTTCGACCCGGTCACCGAGCCGCCGATCGACCTCTCGATGCAGATCACCCTCCAGCCCCAGCGGCCGATCGAAGTCGGCCTGCGAGCGCGGTAG
- a CDS encoding pyridoxal phosphate-dependent aminotransferase, whose translation MTFEPTDRVASVPPSGIRKFFELAEEYDDIISLGVGEPDFAPPWAARDAAIASLERGQTSYTANRGMAELRDRIAVDARERYGLNYDPDEEVLVTSGASEAVDLAFRAFLDEGDSVAIAQPCYVSYVPSARFAGADVVDVPTRAEDEFKLTREVLEASGAADAEALVMCYPNNPTGATMTREELRPVAEFAREHDLLVFSDEIYAELSYEHDHASIATLPGMRERTIVFNGFSKAYAMTGLRLGYALAPPEATAAMNRIHQYTMLSAPTTAQYAAVEALNSCDDEVQEMRAQYDRRRNFVLSRFEEMGIDCFPAAGAFYAFPECPWNDSDEFAEALLEEQRVAVVPGDVFGAGGEGHLRVSYATSLGDLKEALNRIETFIEQH comes from the coding sequence ATGACGTTCGAGCCGACCGACCGTGTCGCGTCGGTCCCGCCGTCGGGCATCCGGAAGTTCTTCGAACTCGCCGAGGAGTACGACGACATCATCTCCCTGGGGGTCGGCGAGCCCGACTTCGCGCCGCCGTGGGCCGCCCGCGACGCCGCCATCGCCTCCCTGGAGCGCGGTCAGACCTCCTACACCGCAAATCGCGGGATGGCCGAGCTGCGCGATCGGATCGCCGTCGACGCCCGCGAGCGCTACGGACTGAACTACGACCCCGACGAGGAGGTCCTCGTCACCTCGGGCGCCAGCGAGGCCGTCGACCTGGCGTTCCGGGCGTTCCTCGACGAGGGCGACTCCGTGGCGATCGCCCAGCCCTGTTACGTCTCCTACGTCCCGAGCGCCCGCTTCGCCGGCGCGGACGTGGTCGACGTGCCAACGCGCGCCGAAGACGAGTTCAAACTCACCCGCGAGGTGCTCGAGGCGTCGGGCGCGGCCGACGCCGAGGCGCTGGTCATGTGCTACCCCAACAACCCGACGGGCGCGACGATGACCCGCGAGGAGCTGCGGCCGGTCGCCGAGTTCGCCCGCGAGCACGATCTCCTGGTGTTCTCCGACGAGATCTACGCCGAACTGTCCTACGAGCACGACCACGCCTCGATCGCGACGCTGCCGGGCATGCGCGAGCGGACGATCGTGTTCAACGGCTTCTCGAAGGCCTACGCGATGACCGGTCTGCGGCTGGGCTACGCGCTTGCGCCGCCCGAAGCGACGGCGGCGATGAACCGCATCCACCAGTACACGATGCTGTCGGCACCGACGACGGCGCAGTACGCCGCCGTCGAGGCGCTGAACTCCTGCGACGACGAAGTCCAGGAGATGCGCGCCCAGTACGACCGACGCCGGAACTTCGTCCTCTCCCGGTTCGAGGAGATGGGCATCGACTGTTTCCCGGCGGCGGGCGCGTTCTACGCCTTCCCCGAGTGCCCCTGGAACGACAGCGACGAATTCGCCGAGGCGCTGCTGGAGGAACAGCGCGTGGCGGTCGTCCCCGGCGACGTCTTCGGCGCCGGTGGCGAGGGCCACCTCCGGGTCTCCTACGCGACGAGCCTCGGCGATCTCAAAGAAGCACTGAACAGAATAGAAACATTTATCGAACAACATTAG
- a CDS encoding AAA family ATPase, producing the protein MTVIGIVGLPGSGKSEAAAVAREAGVPVVTMGDVIRQACRDRGFDPATHHGEMAKTLREEGGPDAIARESLPLVEDRLDDADTVVVDGIRSDVEVERFAEAFGDDFALVEIHAPDELRAERLDLRGRDASAEEGGESIAERDERELGFGMGAAMEMADVTIVNDASLDAFRSGIERLLADGPDAVAGDTVESDTDE; encoded by the coding sequence ATGACAGTCATCGGGATCGTCGGACTGCCCGGCAGCGGGAAGAGCGAGGCCGCCGCGGTCGCGCGGGAGGCGGGCGTGCCCGTCGTCACGATGGGCGACGTGATCCGCCAGGCCTGCCGCGACCGGGGGTTCGACCCCGCGACCCACCACGGCGAGATGGCGAAGACGCTCCGCGAGGAGGGGGGTCCGGACGCCATCGCTCGGGAGTCGCTCCCGCTCGTCGAGGACCGCCTCGACGACGCCGACACCGTCGTCGTCGACGGCATCCGTTCGGACGTGGAGGTCGAGCGCTTCGCCGAGGCGTTCGGCGACGACTTCGCGCTCGTGGAGATCCACGCGCCCGACGAACTGCGCGCCGAACGGCTCGACCTGCGCGGCCGCGACGCCTCCGCCGAGGAGGGCGGCGAATCGATCGCCGAGCGCGACGAGCGCGAACTCGGGTTCGGCATGGGCGCGGCGATGGAGATGGCCGACGTGACGATCGTCAACGACGCCAGTCTCGACGCCTTCCGATCGGGCATCGAGCGCCTGCTCGCCGACGGTCCCGACGCGGTCGCGGGCGACACAGTAGAGAGCGACACCGACGAATGA
- a CDS encoding molybdopterin-dependent oxidoreductase, whose protein sequence is MSRLPRLEPPPRVVDASLLGAVVVLLATGGVSLVSGRPSGAWVFDVHAVAGLATVVLLAWKLRRVRHRLRPGDLDATRLLSALLGVVATAALATGVWWVFGGQLDLGPWGLLNLHIGLGLVVPVLLLLHLRQRFALPTRESAADRRNALRYAALVGSGAVAWQAQELANRVFDTAGAERRFTGSRERGSDSGNGFPVTSWVADDPDPVDREAWSLTVEGRVGESLDLSYEEVTGGEDGGSGGDPESGSTVAPAEQRALLDCTSGWYSEHDWRGVRVGDLLDAADPDDGTAWVQFRSVTGYRWSLPVEEARDAMLATHVDGERLVHGHGAPIRLVAPGRRGFQWVKWVESVRVTRRRGLGEWIAVFVSWYDG, encoded by the coding sequence ATGAGCCGGCTCCCGCGACTCGAACCGCCGCCGCGCGTCGTCGACGCGTCGCTGCTGGGCGCGGTGGTCGTCCTGCTCGCGACGGGCGGGGTGAGCCTCGTCTCCGGCCGTCCGTCCGGCGCCTGGGTGTTCGACGTCCACGCGGTCGCGGGGCTTGCGACGGTGGTCCTGCTGGCCTGGAAGCTCCGGCGAGTGCGCCACCGGCTGCGACCCGGCGACCTCGACGCGACGCGGCTGCTGTCGGCCCTGCTGGGCGTCGTCGCGACCGCGGCGCTGGCGACCGGTGTCTGGTGGGTGTTCGGCGGGCAACTCGACCTCGGTCCGTGGGGTCTGCTCAACCTCCACATCGGGCTCGGGCTGGTCGTTCCCGTCCTCTTGCTCCTCCACCTGCGCCAGCGCTTCGCGCTCCCGACCCGCGAGTCGGCGGCCGACCGGCGCAACGCGCTGCGCTACGCGGCGCTGGTCGGCTCGGGCGCCGTCGCGTGGCAGGCCCAGGAACTCGCCAATCGCGTCTTCGACACCGCCGGGGCCGAGCGCCGGTTCACCGGCTCGCGCGAGCGGGGTAGCGACTCGGGCAACGGCTTCCCGGTCACCTCGTGGGTCGCCGACGACCCCGACCCCGTCGACCGGGAGGCGTGGTCGCTGACCGTCGAGGGACGGGTCGGCGAGTCGCTGGACCTGTCCTACGAGGAGGTGACCGGCGGTGAGGACGGCGGGAGTGGCGGCGATCCGGAGTCCGGGTCGACGGTCGCTCCCGCCGAGCAGCGCGCCCTCCTCGATTGCACGAGCGGGTGGTACTCCGAACACGACTGGCGCGGCGTCCGCGTCGGCGACCTGCTCGACGCGGCCGACCCCGACGACGGGACGGCCTGGGTGCAGTTCCGCTCGGTGACGGGCTACCGCTGGAGCCTCCCCGTCGAGGAAGCCCGCGACGCGATGCTGGCGACCCACGTCGACGGTGAGCGGCTCGTCCACGGCCACGGCGCGCCGATCCGGCTGGTCGCGCCCGGTCGCCGTGGCTTCCAGTGGGTCAAGTGGGTCGAGTCGGTGCGCGTGACCCGACGGCGCGGGCTCGGCGAGTGGATCGCCGTCTTCGTCAGCTGGTACGACGGGTGA
- a CDS encoding RNA-binding domain-containing protein — MSTVYAVDVQITAPVNDTEVTDRVADAVTNLFPGAEVEQGHGEIVATAHEMETLSESLHRQEILDTARGAFFEDLRGDTFSFDLKKQAAFQGVVNFAVGDPSELGDIHVRVRVNDPDAESYIDHVAPPTKDGKPIDPDE; from the coding sequence ATGAGCACCGTCTACGCCGTCGACGTACAGATCACCGCACCGGTCAACGACACCGAGGTGACCGACAGGGTCGCCGACGCGGTCACGAACCTCTTCCCCGGCGCCGAGGTCGAGCAGGGCCACGGCGAGATCGTCGCCACCGCTCACGAGATGGAGACGCTGTCGGAGTCGCTCCACCGCCAGGAGATCCTCGACACCGCCCGGGGGGCCTTCTTCGAGGACCTGCGCGGCGACACCTTCTCGTTCGACCTGAAGAAGCAGGCCGCCTTCCAGGGCGTCGTCAACTTCGCCGTCGGCGACCCGAGCGAACTCGGCGACATCCACGTCCGCGTGCGGGTGAACGACCCCGACGCCGAGTCCTACATCGACCACGTCGCCCCGCCGACGAAAGACGGCAAACCGATCGACCCCGACGAGTAG
- a CDS encoding helix-turn-helix transcriptional regulator, whose product MVRNVHVWILAVLVLAGTAAPAVSTAPDARASAFQHDSTFQQDARITGASYEGDAAIDGLGDDLGLWQSGAHRFAVTVASDAGLDNASTCVAIAGTDRELGCQPVSVPAEANRTVTVGAGAWPANLTGEQRLRASVTAANASEPLDTETYPVTVLSRGGDLDGDGLTNEREASIGTSLRSNDTDGDGLADGDEVNTYETSPRNADTDDDGLSDHEEIERHQTDPTMVDTDGDGLADPRELELGTNPNKADTDGDGVPDGLEVNTYDTNPTEADTDGDGLDDGAEIDEYETNPLEADTDGDGLDDNLEVNTYGTDPNQVDTDGDGLEDGAEVDRYETDPTEADTDDDGLEDGPEVHTYDTNPTNPDTDGDGLEDGPEVERYETDPTDPDTDGDGVPDPREVETLGDRLSLALAGLVGVGVAAVAVLALLAWSGRAPLARLREVFGIATGAAGSSDSGDGPEAPGAASAADVTGEGAGTADAERAPATGEVPTEFLSDEEVVFTLLDDHDGRMRQADLVEETDWSKSKVSRVLSAMDDDDTIVKVDVGRGNVVMRPEDLPPGAESAFEE is encoded by the coding sequence ATGGTACGGAACGTCCACGTCTGGATCCTCGCGGTGCTCGTACTGGCCGGTACCGCCGCACCCGCCGTCTCGACGGCCCCCGACGCCCGGGCGTCCGCCTTCCAGCACGACAGCACTTTCCAGCAGGACGCCCGGATCACCGGCGCGAGCTACGAGGGCGACGCCGCTATCGACGGCCTCGGCGACGACCTCGGCCTCTGGCAGTCCGGTGCCCACCGCTTCGCCGTCACCGTCGCCAGCGACGCCGGCCTCGACAACGCGTCGACCTGCGTCGCTATCGCCGGTACCGACCGCGAGCTGGGCTGTCAGCCCGTCTCCGTCCCGGCCGAGGCCAACCGGACCGTCACGGTCGGAGCCGGCGCCTGGCCGGCCAACCTCACCGGCGAGCAGCGCCTTCGCGCCTCGGTGACGGCGGCCAACGCCTCGGAACCGCTGGACACCGAGACGTACCCGGTCACGGTCCTCTCGCGGGGCGGCGACCTGGACGGCGACGGCCTCACCAACGAGCGGGAGGCGTCGATCGGCACCTCGCTGCGGTCGAACGACACGGACGGCGACGGCCTCGCCGACGGAGACGAGGTGAACACCTACGAGACCTCGCCCCGGAACGCCGACACCGACGACGACGGACTCAGCGACCACGAGGAGATCGAGCGCCACCAGACCGACCCGACGATGGTCGACACGGACGGCGACGGACTGGCCGACCCGCGCGAGCTCGAACTCGGGACGAACCCGAACAAGGCCGACACGGACGGCGACGGCGTCCCCGACGGGCTCGAAGTCAACACCTACGACACGAACCCGACCGAGGCCGACACGGACGGCGACGGCCTCGACGACGGCGCCGAGATCGACGAGTACGAGACCAACCCCCTCGAGGCCGACACGGACGGCGACGGCCTCGACGACAACCTCGAAGTCAACACCTACGGGACCGACCCCAACCAGGTCGACACGGACGGCGACGGGCTCGAAGACGGCGCCGAGGTCGACCGCTACGAGACCGACCCGACCGAGGCCGACACCGACGACGACGGGCTCGAGGACGGCCCCGAGGTACACACCTACGACACCAACCCGACGAACCCCGACACCGACGGCGACGGGCTCGAGGACGGTCCAGAGGTCGAGCGCTACGAAACCGACCCGACCGACCCCGACACCGACGGCGACGGCGTTCCCGACCCCAGAGAGGTCGAAACCCTGGGCGACCGGCTGTCGCTCGCGCTGGCCGGCCTGGTCGGCGTCGGCGTCGCCGCGGTCGCAGTGCTGGCGTTGCTCGCGTGGTCCGGCCGCGCGCCGCTCGCGCGGCTCCGCGAGGTGTTCGGGATCGCGACCGGCGCGGCCGGGAGTTCCGACAGCGGGGACGGTCCCGAGGCGCCAGGCGCGGCGAGCGCGGCGGACGTCACCGGCGAGGGTGCCGGAACCGCCGATGCGGAAAGAGCGCCCGCGACCGGAGAGGTGCCGACGGAGTTCCTCTCCGACGAGGAGGTCGTGTTCACGCTGCTCGACGACCACGACGGCCGTATGCGCCAGGCCGACCTCGTCGAGGAGACCGACTGGTCGAAGTCGAAGGTCAGCCGCGTCCTCTCGGCGATGGACGACGACGACACCATCGTCAAAGTCGACGTGGGCCGGGGCAACGTCGTGATGCGCCCCGAAGACCTGCCGCCCGGCGCAGAATCCGCCTTCGAAGAGTAG
- a CDS encoding Lrp/AsnC family transcriptional regulator gives MSDREEILALLRENARYSTEDLARQTGLDAEAVESVLADLESEGVVKGYQAVVDWGEVEPQPVRAAVELNVTLDRETGYADIAERLAKFPEVQGLRLVSGDYDFAMEVEGDSMSEVSRFISEKVAPVPEITQTVTHYIMESYKERGVEFGDGHDDDRLSVSP, from the coding sequence ATGAGCGACCGCGAGGAGATACTGGCGTTGCTCCGCGAGAACGCGCGGTACTCGACCGAGGACCTGGCTCGACAGACGGGCCTCGACGCCGAGGCCGTGGAGAGCGTACTGGCGGACCTCGAGTCCGAGGGCGTCGTCAAGGGCTATCAGGCCGTCGTCGACTGGGGCGAAGTCGAGCCCCAGCCGGTCCGCGCGGCCGTCGAGCTGAACGTCACGCTCGACCGCGAGACCGGCTACGCAGACATCGCCGAGCGCCTCGCGAAGTTCCCCGAAGTTCAGGGCCTGCGACTGGTGAGCGGCGACTACGACTTCGCCATGGAGGTCGAGGGCGACTCGATGAGCGAGGTGTCCCGGTTCATCAGCGAGAAGGTGGCGCCCGTCCCCGAGATCACCCAGACGGTGACTCACTACATCATGGAGAGCTACAAGGAACGTGGCGTCGAGTTCGGGGACGGTCACGACGACGACCGACTATCCGTCTCGCCATGA
- a CDS encoding HAD family hydrolase has protein sequence MAAIFFDVDGTLVRWRGDYGDVLADAFERADATVTDERLATYDERFFQYFGDFADDPSRRAFADVCDEHAVDAEPGELAEALVAAEFDAVEPVPGVESAVEALADRHTLGILTNGVPDVQFGKVAEIGLLDRFDARVASHDPAIEAIKPDRGIYEAARSRVDAERYVMVGDDREPDVDGAREHGFETVHVDATAADLSAPDFRTLATLL, from the coding sequence ATGGCAGCGATCTTCTTCGACGTCGACGGGACGCTCGTCCGCTGGCGCGGCGACTACGGAGACGTGTTAGCCGACGCCTTCGAGCGAGCTGACGCGACCGTCACCGACGAGCGACTGGCGACGTACGACGAACGCTTCTTCCAGTACTTCGGCGACTTCGCCGACGACCCCTCCCGCCGGGCGTTCGCGGACGTGTGCGACGAACACGCGGTCGACGCCGAGCCCGGTGAACTGGCCGAGGCGCTCGTCGCCGCGGAGTTCGACGCCGTCGAGCCCGTCCCTGGCGTCGAGTCGGCGGTCGAGGCGCTGGCCGACCGGCACACGCTCGGCATCCTGACCAACGGCGTTCCGGACGTGCAGTTCGGCAAGGTCGCCGAGATCGGTCTGCTCGACCGCTTCGACGCTCGCGTCGCATCTCACGACCCCGCGATCGAGGCGATCAAACCCGACCGCGGCATCTACGAGGCGGCGAGATCGCGCGTCGACGCCGAGCGCTACGTGATGGTCGGCGACGACCGCGAGCCCGACGTCGACGGCGCGCGCGAACACGGCTTCGAGACGGTCCACGTCGACGCGACCGCCGCGGACCTGTCGGCGCCGGACTTCCGGACGCTCGCGACGCTGCTGTAG
- a CDS encoding tripartite tricarboxylate transporter permease gives MDPLGPGLAVDPDATLLFCGFVGGGVALGTVSGLTPGIHANTFALLLAGVAPSIPGPVRYVGAAMLAAGVVHTFLDVVPALALGVPDPAMASSALPGHRLVLAGRGREALRLSALGSAGAVAFAVPLAVPMTSAMTAVYPTLRAHLPLLLGVVVVVLVVTESTTVGRVGAALSVAASGALGAVALDLPPGGLVESGGMLAPIFTGLFGAPVLLDALTGEGVPPQDDANVTASRRSVVGFALAGTLSGAVVGYVPGVSSAIAATVALLAVPGGGDGWGDGSGSPSGGGADGARGFVVTTSGVNTANTVFALLALIALGTPRTGVMVAMRDAGVPLDLPLLLGSVLVAAACGFALVVTLGDSYLRLVGRADYTRLSVSVLCLVVVVVAVLTGPLGVAVLGGSTVVGLVPARFGARRASLMGVLLVPLIFGL, from the coding sequence ATGGACCCACTGGGCCCCGGCCTCGCCGTCGACCCGGACGCGACGCTGTTGTTCTGTGGGTTCGTGGGCGGCGGCGTCGCGCTCGGGACCGTCAGCGGGCTGACGCCGGGGATCCACGCCAACACGTTCGCCCTGCTGCTCGCCGGCGTCGCACCCTCGATCCCGGGCCCGGTCCGGTACGTCGGCGCGGCGATGCTGGCCGCCGGCGTCGTCCACACGTTCCTCGACGTGGTACCGGCGCTCGCACTCGGCGTCCCGGACCCGGCGATGGCCAGCTCGGCGCTGCCCGGGCATCGGCTGGTCCTCGCCGGTCGGGGTCGCGAGGCGCTCCGGCTGTCCGCGCTCGGGAGCGCGGGCGCCGTCGCGTTCGCGGTGCCACTGGCGGTCCCGATGACCAGTGCGATGACGGCGGTCTACCCGACGCTGCGAGCGCACCTGCCGCTCCTGCTGGGGGTGGTGGTCGTCGTCCTCGTCGTCACGGAGTCGACGACCGTCGGACGAGTGGGCGCCGCGCTGTCGGTCGCGGCCAGCGGCGCGCTGGGCGCGGTCGCGCTGGACCTGCCCCCGGGCGGACTCGTGGAGTCGGGCGGCATGCTCGCGCCGATCTTCACCGGGTTGTTCGGCGCGCCGGTCCTGCTGGACGCGCTGACCGGCGAGGGCGTGCCACCCCAGGACGACGCGAACGTGACCGCTTCTCGGCGGTCGGTGGTCGGGTTCGCGCTCGCGGGGACGCTGTCGGGCGCGGTGGTCGGGTACGTCCCCGGCGTGTCGAGCGCCATCGCGGCGACGGTGGCGTTGCTCGCCGTCCCGGGCGGCGGGGACGGCTGGGGCGATGGGAGCGGGAGCCCGAGCGGTGGCGGCGCCGACGGCGCCCGCGGATTCGTCGTGACCACCAGCGGCGTGAACACCGCAAATACGGTCTTCGCGCTGCTGGCGTTGATCGCGCTCGGGACGCCCCGGACCGGTGTCATGGTCGCGATGCGCGACGCGGGCGTGCCCCTCGACCTGCCGCTGCTGCTCGGGAGCGTCCTCGTCGCCGCGGCCTGCGGGTTCGCGCTCGTGGTGACCCTCGGCGATAGCTACCTGCGACTGGTCGGGCGAGCAGACTACACGCGGCTGTCCGTGAGCGTGCTGTGTCTCGTCGTGGTCGTGGTCGCCGTGTTGACCGGACCGCTCGGCGTCGCCGTCCTCGGGGGATCGACCGTCGTCGGGCTCGTTCCGGCGAGATTCGGCGCTCGCCGGGCGTCGCTGATGGGCGTGTTGCTCGTCCCGTTGATTTTCGGCCTGTGA